The Triticum aestivum cultivar Chinese Spring chromosome 3A, IWGSC CS RefSeq v2.1, whole genome shotgun sequence genome includes a region encoding these proteins:
- the LOC123061558 gene encoding putative aminoacrylate hydrolase RutD: MVNLVEAQKPLLHFLIRRAGLRQHTVDVDGAGTALTFWVPKDKLPKDKSTVCEITPEAAAPASKKKSKTKAKAPRPSVVLVHGFAAEGIVTWQFQAGVLAKHYDVYIPDLLYFGGSTSPSTDRSPGFQAECLVAALGKLGVEKCTVVGFSYGGMVAFKMAESHPGLVRSLVVSGSVVAMTDSISETTLERIGVKSSAELLLPDSVKGLKALLSIVAHRKLWFPERLHRDYLQVMFTNRKERAELLEGLVVSNKDATVPVLPQKILLLWGHNDNIFNIELARTMKEQLGEETMLQSIDKAGHLVHLERPCVYNRRLLEFLAYVTAEASKE, encoded by the exons ATGGTGAACTTGGTGGAGGCCCAGAAGCCGCTGCTGCACTTCCTGATCAGAAGGGCCGGGCTCCGGCAGCACACGGTGGACGTGGACGGCGCCGGCACGGCGCTCACCTTCTGGGTGCCCAAGGACAAGCTCCCCAAGGACAAGTCCACCGTGTGCGAGATCACGCCCGAAGCGGCGGCGCCGgcctccaagaagaagagcaagacgaAAGCCAAGGCCCCGCGGCCATCCGTCGTCCTCGTGCACGGCTTCGCGGCCGAAGGCATTGTCACGTGGCAGTTCCAG gCTGGTGTGCTGGCGAAGCACTACGACGTGTACATCCCGGACCTGCTCTACTTCGGCGGCTCCACGTCGCCGTCGACGGACCGGTCGCCGGGGTTCCAGGCGGAGTGCCTGGTGGCAGCGCTGGGCAAGCTGGGCGTGGAGAAGTGCACGGTGGTGGGGTTCAGCTACGGCGGGATGGTGGCCTTCAAGATGGCCGAGTCGCACCCGGGCCTCGTCCGGTCGCTCGTGGTGTCGGGCTCCGTCGTCGCCATGACCGACTCCATCAGCGAGACCACGCTGGAGAGGATCGGCGTCAAGTCGTCGGCGGAGCTGCTGCTGCCGGACTCCGTCAAGGGGCTCAAGGCGCTGCTCTCCATCGTCGCCCACAGGAAACTCTGGTTCCCGGAACGCCTTCACAGGGACTACCTCCAG GTGATGTTCACCAACCGCAAGGAAAGAGCAGAGCTGCTGGAAGGTTTGGTGGTCAGCAACAAAGACGCCACCGTGCCCGTTTTGCCACAG AAAATACTTCTGCTCTGGGGACACAACGACAACATTTTCAACATAGAGCTCGCCAGGACAATGAAAGA GCAGCTCGGTGAGGAGACGATGCTGCAGAGCATAGACAAGGCCGGGCATCTCGTGCACCTGGAGAGGCCCTGCGTCTACAACCGCCGCCTCTTGGAGTTCCTGGCATACGTCACTGCTGAAGCTTCCAAAGAGTGA